AAGCAATCTCTGTaatcataccccccccccccccccccaaagaaAACAAGCCTCAGGGCaagagacgtagggctgttaccttctccgagaggggcctgaactcgtaaaacacTGAATGTTACACCTGCGTTGTAGCTAGGCTCTGCCCCTTTTTCCTACCCCTTGTACTCATTGTCAGGATCGTAAACCCTATAGGCCTCGCCTAATAAAAGTGACGATGTTGGTGAACGTAgtacaaaacaaaaaaaattatgtaCTAACGAATACACTGAGATCACTATGAAGATGCATAGCCGTAGATCAATCTTTACCAACAAGAATGAAACGAAGAAGTAGATGTTGCTTTAGATGTGCAGATTTCCGCATGTAGGATAAACCTTCCAGCCACGAGAATTTTCTCGATCTAGGATTGAATGTACGATTCCTCTGTGGTATCCATGCATACCGTGTCCACGGTTCGGCAGCACTTCGTCGTCTAGGACAAAGGTTAACCAGAGGACAAGAGGTGGTGCATAACTACACCCCGTGTTCGTCAAGTTGTCATGCACAACTAATGACGCAGTGGACTGAAAGATGGCTATGGCATGGCGAGCTTTGGGCCGTGTGTGTGTGGGCGTATGGAGCCATGTGTGGCTATTTATGTGGTGTCGATAGACTGAGGGTGGTTGTCGAATGAAGAAATGAAGAATAGTCTGgttctcccctctctctctctctctctctctctctctctctctctctctctctctctctctttgttcTATGATCTCACCCATTCTCCTTCCTCTCCTTAATCTACCCAACTTTGTTCTATGATCTCACCTACTCTCCTTCCTCTCCTAAACCTACCCAACCACTCCGCCACCGTGCCAAAATCCTATGCACAAAGCTTCAGAAACCAGAGTAactcttgtactccctccgttcggaaataACTGATGAACTAAAACACGTTGGTTATTTCTGAATGGAGGTAACAGCAAGTTAGCTATACAGGGGTGCCTCAAAGCTCAGGTTTGCACACACGCCAAATCATAAAACTTCTATCAGGACTTGGCTCATACATATCTCACAGGGTATTAACAGTAGGCCCGAGTTGCCCAACCTGTCAATCTTCTCGGAGTTTGTGTTTAATTCAGACATAGCAGTAGCATTTTGCTGTTGAGTCCAGCAATTCAAATTGGTCAATATTTGCACATGTTGTGCACAATATAGTACCTCAGCAATTCAGATACAAAGAAAACACACCGGTTACACCAGGCAGCAGCATAGAAGCATGGCATGTCAACTCAGGTAAAACATTTACATCTCTGAACTTGTCATTACAAAATATCATTGTAAGTTCAGGCTTCAGGTGGTGGACAAAAGGATCTTCAAGTCAGCACCTACACTAACATTAGTGAACTCTGTATGCGTGTATATAGCTATTTAGGCATAGCTTGGCATTGCTGCGCTATGCTACACTGGCTGAAAAAGTACCTGTAGAAAGGCAGCTGTGTCTATTTTGTAAACAAACAAAAATGGACTGTTCGACCAGATTATTCAAATGCAACGCAGTCTCAAATGGAGCCTTATTTTCCAGCTGAATTCCGTGGAATCTGTAAGCAGGGGGCAGTACGACCATCCCGATTCTCAAGCTCTTTCTCATCCAGTGGAGTCCGGCGAGCCGATGATGTACATGTAGAGGCATCGAGCCCTGCTGCAATGTCAGCAGCATAGTGTTTCGACAGTCAACGCATAAATCCATGCCGGAAGTCCTAGGAGCTGCTGAGTCTCAATGTCTTTTCAGATGTCTACCTTGTCTTCTTGGAACGCTTTGTATACAAAATCTTTAAAGCGCCTGGAATACTGTTTTGGATCTACTGCTGAAATAGACGTTGGGTCATATTGGAAAGACTTGTATGCATGCTCAAGCTTTTTGCTGATATCATAGTCCTGAAGTATGTCTATAATCCCAAAGTACAATATAACATCGTACAACTCCCCGGTAGGTTCTCCAATAAGTTGTGGTTCACAATCACTCTTTCGAATTGTCAATTCAGCTTTTGTTGGCATGTTCGACCCGAGCTTTATCTTGGACAACCTGTCCACCCAAAGAATGTTAGTTATGCTTGTGTTAGAACACACAAAGCATGAATAGGAATACAACCAAATATCTATACCATATGTATataggaaaaggggggggggggggggggggggggttgactaTGGCTTTTTTTAGGAAAAGATATTAGTTGTTGATAAGCACCATATATCTCCAGCAGTATTTATATATGAAGGGAATGGACAAATGATAGGTTGCAACAAAATATGGCCTCTGTGCGACTTCTAAACCTCATGGGGATTGTGGGGACATACCAACCAGACAAATTGGGGATTTGTTATAGATTAAAATAACGCTCAAGTGAACCAAAGGCTATGGCCTACAGATGTTGCTGCATCCTGGATTGTCCTACAACCTGCTACCTCCTTCCTGCTTTTACTACCTTGCTTATCTTGCCTCTTCTCCCAACGCGCAGAGTTAGTTGAACAATAAACTCAGATCAACGTGAACACCATGGAGGCAAAACTATCTCAATATGATAAGTAGGATATGATTATATTAGCACGTGCATGCATTACAAGTATTGTGAATAAGAGCAACAATGATGGGCTTTAATCAAGTGCCTTATTTGACCTGTTTGGATCAGTATCTCCTCTAGATAGGTGAGGTGATAGGTGGGGTGATGATCCTCTGCTGCTATCACTGTCAAAGGAACCTTCAAACAATGAAGTTTGTAAGGTATACGACAACAATGTCAAAAGTTGTTAAAATGTTTTATTCTTCAAACCAACCTTCAGTCATTATAACTCTTTTGTCTCTAAAATGTACACCCACCAAAAGACTGTAATCCATAATGTTTTCCTGCTCGAGAAAATCGCAATCCTTGTCGACTTGTCTGCTTCAACAGATTTAACTTCTGGATTAGCTGGGGAGTAAAAATGTAAAATGTGATGACCTCTCACTGGTAGTAGCCTCACTCTCACTCACCTCTGGAACTCTTGGTACCAGTGTTTTTGCAATCGAAATATAAAGTTAAGATCAAGGTCTTTTAAAATAGTGTACTCGTCTATTTCTGTCTGTGGCTTGTCAGTCGTACGTCCAAGGGATGAGCCTTTCAAATCAAATCTCCTATGAATAAAGTGATCAGAACAGAACAGATTTCCCATTATGACAAAACGAACCTGGGTAATAGTAACAGCAAACAGATGATCAGGCATACATGACAAGCTTATCAAGTAGATGTAGCATGAAACCAAATATCTTTTAAGTCCTGACCTTCTTTTGGTTAGCTCCGGCTAACTTAACACAATGCAGACCAAAAAACTTGGTGACTAGAGTGTTTTCGAATGACCGGACATGATTGTAGTAAGCTCGAAGCATCTTCAGAAATATCTGCACAACAAAGAAGTGTTCCGTACATTCTGTATAAAACTGTTGGTTGTCTAGGAAGT
This genomic window from Aegilops tauschii subsp. strangulata cultivar AL8/78 chromosome 4, Aet v6.0, whole genome shotgun sequence contains:
- the LOC109753131 gene encoding phosphatidylinositol 4-phosphate 5-kinase 4 isoform X1, with product MLNLQLGIRHAVGKQGPITLDLKSSAFDPKEKVWTRFPPEGSKYTPPHSSCDFRWKDYCPQVFRTLRRLFKVDAADYMLSLCGDQALRELSSPGKSGSFFYLTSNDQYMIKTMKKAEVKIFLKMLRAYYNHVRSFENTLVTKFFGLHCVKLAGANQKKVRFVIMGNLFCSDHFIHRRFDLKGSSLGRTTDKPQTEIDEYTILKDLDLNFIFRLQKHWYQEFQRQVDKDCDFLEQENIMDYSLLVGVHFRDKRVIMTEGSFDSDSSRGSSPHLSPHLSRGDTDPNRLSKIKLGSNMPTKAELTIRKSDCEPQLIGEPTGELYDVILYFGIIDILQDYDISKKLEHAYKSFQYDPTSISAVDPKQYSRRFKDFVYKAFQEDKVDI
- the LOC109753131 gene encoding phosphatidylinositol 4-phosphate 5-kinase 4 isoform X2, whose translation is MLNLQLGIRHAVGKQGPITLDLKSSAFDPKEKVWTRFPPEGSKYTPPHSSCDFRWKDYCPQVFRTLRRLFKVDAADYMLSLCGDQALRELSSPGKSGSFFYLTSNDQYMIKTMKKAEVKIFLKMLRAYYNHVRSFENTLVTKFFGLHCVKLAGANQKKVRFVIMGNLFCSDHFIHRRFDLKGSSLGRTTDKPQTEIDEYTILKDLDLNFIFRLQKHWYQEFQRQVDKDCDFLEQENIMDYSLLVGVHFRDKRVIMTEGCPR